CCGGACCACTCttcacaacaagaacaagaacaagaagcgtTGGTTATGGTGCAAGAAcgctttgttcttcttcaagtgTCGGAAATGGCCAATCTCACGATGCTCCGGTGGAGACAACAATAATGAGTTTGATGATCGTACCAGCGACGACGTTCACATTGCTAGAGCTAGGAACTTTAGAGCCGGTTCGATATCTGGTCCGGTTTACGTGACGGAGAGCTGGAGCGGTTCGAGCACACCGTACCGAACGATGACTACGACGTCGGCGGTTCATCAGTATTTGAGTCTACGGGAGCTTAATATGGAGCGGCAACAGAGGATCACtacctcttcttcatcttctat
The sequence above is drawn from the Camelina sativa cultivar DH55 unplaced genomic scaffold, Cs unpScaffold00994, whole genome shotgun sequence genome and encodes:
- the LOC104774016 gene encoding uncharacterized protein LOC104774016; the encoded protein is FCIYCKVLEEAKKHKSSIDTSQFKLQKPISKDDLIRTTLHNKNKNKKRWLWCKNALFFFKCRKWPISRCSGGDNNNEFDDRTSDDVHIARARNFRAGSISGPVYVTESWSGSSTPYRTMTTTSAVHQYLSLRELNMERQQRITTSSSSSMSGPIYLVT